GTATGGTTTTTCCAACGACTTCTTCTACGAGGCGAACGATAACGCCGACGAGCTTCTTTTCTGGAGCAGGGTCCCGGTGGTGTTTCTCTCGCTCCTTCTCGCCCTCGCGGTATTCTTGTGGGCGAGGGAGCTGTACGGCAACTACGCCGGCCTGTTCGCCCTCTTCCTCTACTGCTTCGAGCCGAACATAATCGCCCATTCCAGGTTTACAGGCAAGGACCTCCCGGTGGTGCTCTTCACTTTCTTGACGATATACCTGTTCTGGCGCTACGCCAGGACCCCCTCCGTAACGAACATGGTCTCCACCGGCGCGTGCCTGGGACTGGCCCTCCTCTCGAAGTACTCCGCCATCATGCTCTTTCCCATGCTGCTGGTTCTTGCCGTCCTGACCCCCGGTCGTACGTCAAAGAGACCGTTCACCACGTTAGTGGGCGTATCGGCCGTGGCCGCGGCGGTGATCTTCCTCCTGTACGGCACCCAGTGGCGGATATTCGCAAGCGGCGTTTATAACGCCG
This sequence is a window from Thermodesulfobacteriota bacterium. Protein-coding genes within it:
- a CDS encoding glycosyltransferase family 39 protein: MEINPVEARQNAAGPEKLTPAQLCAVFVLLLSFLAQAILSMRDDAPTFDELINPSVGYAELFTRDFGFIHDHPPLGRIVTALPLLFLKPDLPPLQALSERGEESQVARYGFSNDFFYEANDNADELLFWSRVPVVFLSLLLALAVFLWARELYGNYAGLFALFLYCFEPNIIAHSRFTGKDLPVVLFTFLTIYLFWRYARTPSVTNMVSTGACLGLALLSKYSAIMLFPMLLVLAVLTPGRTSKRPFTTLVGVSAVAAAVIFLLYGTQWRIFASGVYNAVAHYQGTHPAFLMGEYSREGWWYYFPIAFLIKTPIPLLTFIACALI